The Phoenix dactylifera cultivar Barhee BC4 unplaced genomic scaffold, palm_55x_up_171113_PBpolish2nd_filt_p 001963F, whole genome shotgun sequence DNA segment ATCTCCTTCGCCTGATTCCAAATAAAAGGCCAATTTTGTTCTCATTTCGATCAGTTGTAGCTCGTGTTATCTTGGGATCATATTTGCGTAGTATGTATGTTTTCTCCAGTTTCTTGCGATGAAAATTGAAACTTCGAGTAGATAAGGTTGGAGGCAAAACAAGCTAAGGTTTAGatatagaaattttaaaaattgtcGCTTACTTGCTGTCTCATGGGCTGGGTTATTTAGTAAAATCAGGACCCCCCTCCTCTCTACTTCGCCTGATTCCAATGAACCAAATTTTTCTCTCATTTGGATCAGTTATAACTTCACGTTATTTTTGGTTTTATCTTTATATGTTCGCGTCCAGCTTCCTTCATGGAGCTGAAATTCGGAGGAGATATTGTTGGAAACAAAATAAGAATTTTAGATTCGATATCTATAGAACTTGAGAATATTGTTGCTTCATTGCTCTATCATGGGCCGCGTTAGCTAGGAGTAGGAGCCAAACAATTGGTAATTTTGAACATTGGAAGGGGATAGATATATAATCTTCCGTTTTCTGTTAGAAATGCGAAATCAGTTTGCTAATGTGGTTTGTTTATTAGATTTGTGTATGAGTTTGAAAGTTAAAACTGTTGCCGTCGTAGGAGGAAGCGTACATTGAAGACTTCATCCTCTGCTTTGGTAGTTACTGATAAAAGCTACAATCTTAATACTTGTCATGTTTTGAGTAAAATTAGTTTAACATTTAAGTCATGGATTGACACGTTACATCTATTTGTCATGTTTTGAGTAACATATCCAACCCTTCTATCTATATAATCTCTATTTTTTGACCATATTGGTCCGACAGGTATTTAATAGGCGAAAATGAGAATTTGTTAAATGAATGTTCCACTAACTTTAGATTTGCCCTCTCTTGACTATTTACTATTGTACCTTTGAagtatttatattttcttctgTTGTGAAACTTATGTGGATCTATTGGCAGGCGGAATTGTACAGGGGCCTTGAAGCAGCAATAGGTTCATCTTTCAGTTCGGAGCCTTTGTCACCACCTCCTAATCCCCTAATAATTGTTATCAGTGGACCAAGTGGTGTCGGCAAGGATGCAGTTATCAAGGTAATATATCTCTGGCCATCACATATGCATTTATGTATGGGCATTCATCTATAATGCTTATAGATACACTTGTGCAACAACTCAACTCAATAAGCCATGATCCTAAACTAGTTGGGGTTGGCTACATaaatctttttccttctttacgATTCATATTCATAAGATGTGATTATTGTTTTATGCTGGTCGTCAATCTGCCGCAACCCTCCCACTTTATTCATGTTTGGGACTGGCTGTGTACAAAGTATTATGCATTAAGCACAACATAGGCATAGTTCTTATAGATAAATTGGTGTAGTGAAACTAAAATTATTGTTGAggctttagtttttgttttttcattattatttcaTGCAATGTTTGATTTCACAAAGGAGTGCAATTGCTTGAACTAACAATGGGCATAAAGAAAGTCATGCTCATGCAACAGTTTGTTACTCTGTGACTGAAACAAACAGTAGCAACCTTACTTTTGTCTTGTAGAAAGTGGTAACTGTTGATTTCTGAATTCAGAAATGAAACATAGTTACATAGGTGACCCTGTAGAGTCAGTGCACTGACTGTCAAGTCTATTTGGGTATTTGTTTGACATAAGTTATGTGACTGATATTGTGCAGTGACTAAAAGCTCATTTATTTGATTATGATATCTTTCAACTCTGGTTATCCAAATATTTTAATTGAACTTCTAAATACTATGACATTGAAATATTGCTTTTATAATATGTCCTTCCTATGCAAATCATGAAGGGGAAGAAATGTTGTTTTTCCTGGTCTTTTTAGGTCTCATCAGATGTTTCTGTGaagaaaattttcttccttCCACCAACAAGTTAGTTGCTGAATTATCAGCATTGTCTTCTTATCCATTATATCATGTTCTTTAGGTGTTAACCAAGGAAACTGAAATCAAGATTGCTAGATATGTTTAATGCTTGCTCATGATTTGTTTTGCAGAGGCTGCTAGAAGTTCGGCAACAAATTCACTTTGTTGTCACAGCCCCAGTCGAGCAAAACGACCAGGTGAAGTTGATGGCAAGGACTACTATTTTGTTACAAAAGAGGAATTTCTTTCAATGGTTGAAGGAACGAGCTTTTAGAATATGCCCTTGTATATGGAGATTACAAAGGGATACCAAAACAGCAGGTATACTTCTATTTTATATGAAACTGGATGGAAGTAGACTTCTGCCCAACAAGATGCTTGCCAGAATTTACTCTCCCTAGACCatggaggaaaagaaaaggagacctTGGTCAGATACAACTTCAAATATACTCTTTTACTATCATCTAGATCTATTTGCCAATTATCATATCTATTTGGGATAGAAAACGTATCTTTCTTTGTCAATTCTTCCGATCAAGGTCAGCCTATTCAAAAGATAATATTCATCCTATTGGGTTGGAGGGTAGCAAATTGTCTTCACAGGCTTTTACATTATATAACATGGTTCTATTATGGCATTTCTCATGTTTGAGATCTGGcctaaattaaaattaattgctTTGTTCGTTAGCAGAACATTTCCAGATTGTAAGTATGGTACTCTGTTCCTGTCATCTTTTTATGCAGTGAAAACTACAATAGCATTTTAAGTGTTTCAATGTGTTGGTGGTTGTTATTCTGACCCTACTTATTGGTTACTCTAGTTGTGCGTTATTATATTGAAAATGTTGgaaattattttgaaatttatgaTGTTAGGAGATTAGGAAGAAGAGGACCAAACTCCAAAGACCTTATTCAGAAATGTGACAGTTGTGTAGAAAATGAAATATCTTAACATTGTGATCTTTCGTGCCTAAAGGAAAGCAGATACGCTAATATTAACTAGGATCTCTGCAAACCTGACCATAAGGCTTTGCCAATACCTTGATGCATCCTTTGAGAGTTTTTGTTTGGTTTGGCTCAATTTATCACTACTCTCTTGTACACCTGACTCTTTAATTGTGATGCTGCACGCCGTCTATGTTAACTTTTTTAAATGTGATAGTTTGTAAATTTGGAAAGGAAATGTGACAATTAGCTGCTATGTTAATTGATATTGTTTTGAATGGTACTAAAAGAATATTATCAAAGTGGATATAGATACCGTAGGTTTTAGCCAGTATTAGTGGCTTTTGAGTCAACAAACTTCCCATACAAAATTAATGGTCTTTAAGAATTGGCTTTCTAATGGTGattatttactttttttatgCATTCATGTTCTCCCCATGGAAAAAGactccctttttttcttcttctagtaaatCCTTTCTAGTAAATATAAAAAGAATCTATAATCTGAAGAAGTTGTTAGATTTTTAACAAATCATTGTAAGTTGTGCATGTTTTCAGATCGTGTTTAGTGCAACCTTTCAATTGGCAACATATTTTGTGAAATATAATATAGAAATACATATATCTTGGAGTCTTTAGAGGCTGAAGTGTTCGGCATTTTGCGACACATAGAAGCTTAGCACCTATAAGATGTTTCTAAGTAACCCTATTTGGAGATACATTTATTAACCTTTCCCAGAATCTAATTTATATGACATGATTGTGGGGAATGTTATGTATATGATACCCAAACACGAGTAACTAATAACAATATGGATCGAGCAAGGAATCAAATATATCACTTGTACTTCATGATATTAGACATGAATATGAATTTTCAGTATCCTTAGCAACATTGATACACTTTtgatgaaaaaaaatagaacaaaattctctatttttaaagatattaacaaatacaaaatatTAACAGTTCATTTGGTTAGATGTAATCTTGTATGGGAATATTGTCAAATTTCCAACAATGCACTTGAATAAACAATTCAAGTAacgatattttttttggttcagtGTATTTGTTGACTATTTATAACCCACTTACATGAACTATTTCAAAtactgaaatatatttatttacgtaagttaataaatatttttaaattaattatacatatattagaaaatatatttcttattaCAAATTAATTTTAGTATAGTTTTGGTATATTAGCAAATATATTAATCAGAAATTTTAtagatatatttattaataaataaatatattaattcttAATAAATTCCATGTTAgattattaataattaaaattagtatttattaataaatatattcatatattaattatattattatttataaataataatcttattattttaatatatttgcaataataaagtaatttgttatatcaattataataaataattaacaaatatATTGATAAtagtaataaataaaatatatagttaatatatttattaaaatgagtattttgatctgatatattaaaattaatttattaatatataataatcaatatattagtataatacattaatataatatatattaatataattaatataacattaatataatataagtagAGGCATTTTTGTCAAGAAACGGCAATTTCAGATTATTTCCGCTCGGTAATCTAACGTGGAAAAAAAATACTATCCCTGGTGGTATTTGTTTTACCTTCTCTCTCGAATAAAATAGGCATGTGACCCACCATTTATTTTACCATTTCTCTTATCCTCTTGTTGTACCAAACATGGTAATTTGACATAGGATTTATTTTTCTATACCAGATTATCCCCAACCAAACGTCTAAGAACAGATCAAAATTAAATGGAATGAATCAGGATCTTGTTGGATTGCCCTTGCATTTAAAACAGCCATACTTGTTGACTACATATAATCTTTATTGACTTTAAGAAACTATATGCCGACTTAAGTGAGGTCGATAAACAGTTTGCCGACTTAATTtcgaaattttgaaaaaaaaagggttcaTCCCCTATTTTGAAACGAAATAGGGGCGGCTCTTGCCAACAAGATGAGGGCTTTCaagccctccctccctctctctctctctctccttctccattTCGAATTAATGGGTTGAACTGTGCCAGTGCCCGATCGGTCTGATTCGGTACATCCCGAACTAGCCAGTTCAGCATGGTTAAACACTAAATTGCATTTATGGAAGAAAGCTTTAGTTGACAAGGACTTAATCAGAAAAAAAGAGTATATTGCATGTAAGTTTAGTGAAG contains these protein-coding regions:
- the LOC120109261 gene encoding guanylate kinase 2, chloroplastic/mitochondrial-like — translated: MERVVIFPQLSLLPSMLFRRVFTSIARSQLSTPLWSSISVAIPRFSTRNRPEIQRKRFGSRLMASAARTGDGRRSPFVPLPPPDADKAELYRGLEAAIGSSFSSEPLSPPPNPLIIVISGPSGVGKDAVIKRLLEVRQQIHFVVTAPVEQNDQVKLMARTTILLQKRNFFQWLKERAFRICPCIWRLQRDTKTA